In Streptomyces sp. 840.1, one DNA window encodes the following:
- a CDS encoding transglycosylase domain-containing protein — MGRADARRAQRRGSRRAVKRGGIRRLFTWRKLLGAAFGLCLLVMGAFAVLYMVVQVPEGNAQAKLQANVYKYSDGKLLARTGEVNREIVSLAEVPKDVQRTFVAAENKSFYHDQGVDFKGTARGLINTVSGKGKQGGSTITQQYVKNYYLDADQTVTRKLKELVISLKVDQKRSKSEILAGYINTSYYGRGAYGIQAAAQAYYGKDAKDLDVTEGAYLAALLQAPSQYDWAVATDHGKALVKERWNYVLDNMVDEHWLDAGERQGLKFKAPQAPKQSEGLSGQKGYIVAAARAAVQKQEHITDAQFDAGGWTITVNIDKKKQQELEKSVKAKLTDKLDTKGRKLDQDVQAGAVSVDPKTGRVLAMYGGRGLTEHYISNATRRDYQPASTFKPVILAAALDQESQTQDHQQITADTRYDGTSKRPVKGSDVAFAPENEDDADYGQVTVQTAMNKSINSVFAQMGVDVGMDRVMQTAGKLGMDVEGLQAVPAQTLGSMGASPMEMAGVYATLDNHGKKVTPQIVKSAQKQGEQPIELPEAIGGQVIKRQAADSVTSVLTGVVDDGTAHEAVRNAEGLADQQIAGKTGTSDDNKSAWFTGYTPRLVTSVGLFGEAAYARTDDDAKKIGKGAQVPLKGAGGGGRVNGGGFPADIWASFTAQAMGDPGEFDLDTDMGAAVTPPSPTTSPSPSITPSKKASPSDDPTTSAPPSSDPSKESVPPPSVPPPSSPSGDPSGDPTTEPPPDPDPSDSAELPVDPGGDRPNGDNGLTQ, encoded by the coding sequence ATGGGTCGAGCGGATGCGCGACGAGCCCAGCGGCGCGGGTCGCGGCGGGCCGTGAAGAGGGGCGGCATACGCAGACTCTTCACCTGGCGAAAACTACTGGGCGCGGCCTTCGGGCTCTGTCTGCTGGTCATGGGCGCGTTCGCCGTGCTCTACATGGTCGTGCAGGTGCCGGAGGGCAACGCACAGGCCAAGCTCCAGGCCAACGTCTACAAGTACTCCGACGGCAAACTGCTGGCCCGGACGGGCGAGGTCAACCGGGAGATCGTGAGCCTGGCCGAGGTGCCCAAGGACGTCCAGCGGACCTTCGTGGCCGCCGAGAACAAGTCCTTCTACCACGACCAGGGCGTCGACTTCAAAGGTACCGCCCGAGGCCTGATCAACACCGTTTCCGGCAAGGGCAAGCAGGGTGGCTCGACCATCACCCAGCAGTACGTCAAGAACTACTACCTCGACGCCGACCAGACGGTCACCCGCAAGCTCAAAGAGCTGGTCATCTCGCTGAAGGTCGACCAGAAACGGTCCAAGAGCGAGATCCTCGCCGGGTACATCAACACCAGCTACTACGGCCGGGGCGCCTACGGGATCCAGGCCGCGGCGCAGGCGTACTACGGCAAGGACGCCAAGGACCTGGACGTCACCGAGGGCGCCTACCTCGCCGCCCTGCTCCAGGCCCCCAGCCAGTACGACTGGGCCGTCGCCACCGACCACGGCAAGGCGCTCGTCAAGGAGCGCTGGAACTACGTGCTCGACAACATGGTCGACGAGCACTGGCTGGACGCGGGCGAGCGCCAGGGGCTGAAGTTCAAGGCCCCGCAGGCCCCCAAGCAGTCCGAGGGGCTCTCCGGCCAGAAGGGCTACATCGTGGCCGCGGCGCGCGCGGCGGTGCAGAAGCAGGAGCACATCACCGACGCGCAGTTCGACGCCGGCGGCTGGACGATCACCGTCAACATCGACAAGAAGAAGCAGCAGGAGCTGGAGAAGTCGGTCAAGGCCAAGCTGACCGACAAGCTGGACACCAAGGGGCGCAAGCTCGACCAGGACGTCCAGGCCGGTGCGGTCTCCGTCGACCCGAAGACCGGCCGGGTGCTCGCCATGTACGGCGGCCGCGGACTGACCGAGCACTACATCTCCAACGCCACCCGGCGCGACTACCAGCCCGCCTCCACCTTCAAGCCGGTCATCCTCGCGGCGGCGCTCGACCAGGAGTCGCAGACCCAGGACCACCAGCAGATCACCGCCGACACCCGCTACGACGGCACCAGCAAGCGCCCGGTCAAGGGCAGCGACGTCGCGTTCGCGCCGGAGAACGAGGACGACGCGGACTACGGCCAGGTCACCGTGCAGACCGCGATGAACAAGTCCATCAACTCCGTCTTCGCGCAGATGGGCGTGGACGTCGGCATGGACCGCGTGATGCAGACCGCCGGCAAACTCGGCATGGACGTCGAGGGACTCCAGGCCGTGCCGGCGCAGACCCTCGGTTCCATGGGCGCGAGCCCGATGGAGATGGCCGGGGTCTACGCGACCCTCGACAACCACGGCAAGAAGGTCACTCCGCAGATCGTGAAGTCGGCCCAGAAGCAGGGCGAGCAGCCGATCGAGCTGCCCGAGGCGATCGGTGGCCAGGTGATCAAGCGCCAGGCCGCGGACTCCGTGACCTCCGTGCTGACCGGCGTGGTCGACGACGGTACGGCCCACGAGGCGGTACGCAACGCAGAGGGGCTCGCCGACCAGCAGATCGCGGGCAAGACCGGCACCTCGGACGACAACAAGTCCGCCTGGTTCACCGGCTACACCCCCCGACTGGTCACCTCGGTGGGCCTCTTCGGCGAGGCCGCCTACGCCCGCACCGACGACGACGCCAAGAAGATCGGCAAGGGCGCCCAGGTGCCCCTGAAGGGTGCCGGCGGCGGCGGCCGGGTCAACGGCGGTGGCTTCCCCGCCGACATCTGGGCGAGCTTCACCGCCCAGGCGATGGGCGACCCGGGCGAGTTCGACCTCGACACGGACATGGGCGCCGCGGTCACCCCGCCGAGCCCGACCACCTCACCGAGCCCGTCCATCACGCCCTCCAAGAAGGCCTCGCCCTCGGACGACCCGACGACCAGCGCGCCCCCGTCCTCGGATCCGTCGAAGGAGAGCGTGCCCCCGCCGTCCGTGCCGCCGCCGTCCTCCCCGTCGGGCGACCCGTCGGGCGACCCGACCACCGAGCCGCCGCCCGACCCCGACCCCAGCGACTCGGCCGAACTGCCGGTGGATCCCGGGGGCGACCGGCCGAACGGTGACAACGGCCTGACACAGTGA
- a CDS encoding SPFH domain-containing protein, whose protein sequence is MTDPHVPATPATPTPDLTPDAPQMPEPQVRETTAHSIPGGIGLLLTVVGVIVGVGLAIVGGVIGSNGNNGVGIPLCILGVLLAIASFFCMGGVKMVAPGEARVIQLFGRYVGTIRADGLRWINPLTSSRKISTRVRNHETAVLKVNDAYGNPIELAAIVVWKVDDTAQALFEVDDFLEFVATQTEAAVRHIAIEYPYDAHDEGGLSLRGNAEEITEKLAVELTARVQAAGVRIIESRFSHLAYAPEIASAMLQRQQAGAVVAARQQIVEGAVGMVEMALTRIAEQDIVELDPERKAAMVSNLMVVLCGDRAVQPVLNTGTLYQ, encoded by the coding sequence ATGACTGATCCGCACGTCCCGGCCACACCCGCCACGCCGACGCCGGACCTCACGCCGGACGCGCCGCAAATGCCGGAACCGCAGGTCCGGGAGACGACGGCACACAGCATCCCGGGCGGCATCGGCCTGCTGCTCACCGTGGTCGGGGTGATCGTCGGCGTCGGTCTCGCCATCGTCGGCGGCGTCATCGGGTCCAACGGGAACAACGGCGTCGGCATCCCGCTCTGCATCCTCGGAGTGCTGCTCGCCATCGCCTCGTTCTTCTGCATGGGCGGTGTGAAGATGGTCGCACCGGGCGAGGCCCGGGTCATCCAGCTCTTCGGCCGCTACGTGGGCACGATTCGCGCCGACGGCCTGCGCTGGATCAACCCGCTGACCTCCAGCCGCAAGATCTCCACCCGGGTCCGCAACCACGAGACCGCGGTCCTCAAGGTCAACGACGCCTACGGCAACCCGATCGAGCTGGCCGCGATCGTCGTCTGGAAGGTCGACGACACCGCGCAGGCGCTCTTCGAGGTCGACGACTTCCTGGAGTTCGTCGCCACCCAGACCGAGGCGGCCGTCCGGCACATCGCGATCGAGTACCCGTACGACGCCCACGACGAGGGCGGCCTCTCGCTGCGGGGCAACGCCGAGGAGATCACCGAGAAGCTGGCCGTGGAGCTGACCGCACGGGTCCAGGCCGCGGGCGTCCGGATCATCGAGTCGCGATTCAGCCACCTCGCGTACGCCCCCGAGATCGCCTCCGCGATGCTCCAGCGCCAGCAGGCGGGCGCCGTCGTCGCGGCCCGGCAGCAGATCGTGGAGGGTGCCGTCGGCATGGTCGAGATGGCGCTCACCCGGATCGCGGAGCAGGACATCGTCGAGCTCGACCCGGAGCGGAAGGCGGCCATGGTGAGCAACCTGATGGTGGTGCTGTGCGGTGACCGCGCGGTGCAGCCGGTCCTCAACACGGGCACGCTCTACCAGTGA
- a CDS encoding ABC transporter ATP-binding protein codes for MTPAGSLLSAHDLHKTYGSTPALDGASFSVHPGEVVAVMGPSGSGKSTLLHCLAGIITPDSGTITYAGRELSAMSDAERSALRRSEFGFVFQFGQLVPELTCVENVALPLRLSGVRRKTAERTALEWMERLEVDDLGAKRPGEVSGGQGQRVAVARALAASPKVIFADEPTGALDSLNGERVMQLLTEAARSAGVAVVLVTHEARVAAYSDRDVTVRDGRARDMEHAV; via the coding sequence GTGACCCCCGCCGGCTCCCTGCTCAGCGCGCACGACCTGCACAAGACCTACGGGTCGACCCCGGCGCTCGACGGCGCCTCCTTCTCCGTCCACCCCGGCGAGGTCGTCGCCGTGATGGGCCCCTCCGGCTCCGGCAAGTCCACCCTGCTGCACTGCCTCGCCGGAATCATCACGCCCGACTCCGGCACCATCACCTACGCCGGCCGGGAGCTGTCCGCGATGTCCGACGCGGAGCGCAGCGCCCTGCGCCGCAGCGAGTTCGGCTTCGTGTTCCAGTTCGGCCAGCTCGTCCCCGAACTGACCTGCGTGGAGAACGTGGCCCTGCCGCTGCGGCTGAGCGGCGTCCGCCGCAAGACCGCCGAGCGCACCGCCCTGGAATGGATGGAGCGCCTGGAGGTCGACGACCTCGGCGCCAAGCGTCCCGGTGAGGTGTCCGGCGGCCAGGGCCAGCGCGTCGCCGTGGCCCGTGCGCTGGCCGCGTCCCCGAAGGTGATCTTCGCGGACGAGCCGACCGGCGCCCTGGACTCCCTCAACGGCGAACGCGTCATGCAGTTGCTCACCGAGGCGGCCCGGTCCGCCGGTGTCGCCGTGGTCCTGGTGACCCATGAGGCCCGCGTCGCCGCCTACTCCGACCGCGACGTCACCGTGCGCGACGGCCGGGCCCGCGACATGGAGCACGCCGTATGA
- a CDS encoding PadR family transcriptional regulator has product MSIGHTLLGLLESGPRHGYDLKRTFDEKFGHDRPLHYGQVYSTMSRLLKNGLVEVDGVETGGGPERKRYAITDAGITDVATWLAQPEKPEPYLQSTLYTKVVLAMLTGRSAADVLDAQRSEHLRLMRILTDRKRRGDLADQLICDHALFHLEADLRWLELTAARLDKLAEVVAP; this is encoded by the coding sequence ATGTCTATCGGCCACACCCTGCTCGGGCTCCTGGAGTCCGGCCCCCGCCACGGTTACGACCTGAAGCGGACGTTCGACGAGAAGTTCGGTCACGACCGCCCGCTGCACTACGGACAGGTCTACTCGACCATGTCCCGGCTCCTCAAGAACGGCCTCGTCGAGGTCGACGGAGTCGAGACCGGCGGCGGCCCCGAGCGCAAGCGCTACGCCATCACGGACGCCGGCATCACCGATGTCGCCACCTGGCTGGCGCAGCCCGAGAAGCCGGAGCCCTACCTCCAGTCGACCCTGTACACCAAGGTCGTGCTGGCCATGCTCACCGGCCGCAGCGCCGCCGACGTGCTGGACGCCCAGCGCTCCGAGCACCTGCGCCTGATGCGCATCCTCACCGACCGCAAGCGCCGCGGCGACCTCGCCGACCAGCTGATCTGCGACCACGCCCTGTTCCACCTCGAAGCGGACCTGCGCTGGCTGGAACTGACCGCCGCACGCCTCGACAAGCTCGCCGAGGTGGTGGCCCCGTGA